From one Streptomyces sp. R41 genomic stretch:
- a CDS encoding helix-turn-helix domain-containing protein has protein sequence MSAESPLISRLEPYLNRTEPAPTLLKMLVGVQLTGIREDLGLSQDQAARAVGFSPAKLSRIEAGKGRRPPTEADVRALLELYKADDYEAQVLLQLLRRAGEPGWWQRYDKRLMPEWFDRLVGLQEAAVAIRTFEIQYVPGLLQAPAYTRAVVERGLPTAPAREVQRRVELRMRRRELLQRADAPKLWAIIDESVLLRVLGSREVMREQLQYLVDMAQRPHVTVQIVPLDVTNASAPAIPVTYLRFGGVDLPDIVYLEHIKSAAFLEDRDETEEYRLVLDRLGDEALNPRESLVRLRDTMEQRYAAP, from the coding sequence ATGTCCGCCGAGTCACCTCTTATCTCCCGTCTCGAACCGTATCTGAACCGGACCGAGCCCGCTCCGACCTTGCTGAAGATGCTGGTCGGTGTCCAGCTGACGGGCATCCGCGAGGACCTTGGTCTCTCCCAGGACCAGGCAGCGCGAGCCGTGGGATTCAGTCCGGCGAAGCTGTCGCGCATCGAGGCGGGCAAGGGTCGCCGACCCCCCACGGAAGCCGACGTCCGCGCGCTGCTGGAGCTGTACAAGGCCGACGACTACGAGGCGCAGGTGCTGCTGCAACTGCTGCGGCGCGCCGGCGAGCCGGGATGGTGGCAGCGCTACGACAAGCGCCTGATGCCCGAGTGGTTCGATCGGCTGGTCGGCCTGCAGGAGGCGGCCGTCGCCATCCGTACCTTCGAAATCCAGTACGTTCCGGGCCTGTTGCAGGCTCCGGCCTACACCCGGGCGGTCGTGGAACGGGGTCTGCCGACGGCACCGGCCCGCGAAGTGCAGCGCCGCGTCGAGCTGCGCATGCGCCGCCGGGAGCTGCTGCAGCGCGCGGATGCCCCGAAACTGTGGGCGATCATCGACGAGTCCGTCCTGCTACGCGTCCTGGGCAGTCGGGAGGTGATGCGCGAGCAGCTCCAGTACCTCGTCGATATGGCTCAGCGCCCCCATGTGACCGTGCAGATCGTGCCCCTGGACGTGACGAACGCCTCCGCACCCGCCATCCCCGTCACATACCTGCGCTTCGGCGGCGTCGATCTGCCCGACATCGTGTACCTGGAGCACATCAAGAGTGCCGCGTTCCTGGAAGACCGCGACGAGACCGAGGAGTACCGGCTGGTCCTGGACCGGCTGGGTGACGAGGCGCTCAACCCGCGCGAGTCCCTGGTGCGGCTGCGCGACACCATGGAACAGCGTTACGCCGCTCCGTAA
- a CDS encoding SAM-dependent methyltransferase, with the protein MQPGKQVSTKIDAAVPTAARMYDYYLGGKDNYASDRAACEELDKVVPSTRALAVNNRRFLQRVVGTLATDYGIRQFVDHGSGLPTQDNVHQVAQRIDPASRVVYVDSDPMVLVHGRALLEQNERTAVIQADLRDTDGIFSHPDTERLIDFSQPVAVLFNSVFHCIPDSDTDGPSAVVRRVAEHLVPGSCMVMCQLVSEDPEVRDFVTNFMDQATQGHWGRVRQEQDVAKWFEGLDIIEPGLVEVSTWRPDSEVAPRQLTQEWIEFGGVGRIH; encoded by the coding sequence ATGCAGCCTGGCAAGCAGGTGTCCACGAAGATCGATGCCGCGGTTCCGACGGCCGCACGCATGTACGACTACTACCTGGGCGGCAAGGACAACTACGCGTCCGACCGGGCGGCCTGTGAGGAGCTGGACAAGGTCGTACCCAGCACACGCGCCCTGGCGGTGAACAACCGGCGCTTCCTGCAGCGGGTGGTCGGGACACTGGCCACCGACTACGGCATCAGGCAGTTCGTCGACCACGGCTCAGGTCTGCCTACCCAGGACAACGTGCACCAGGTCGCGCAGCGGATCGACCCGGCCAGCCGCGTCGTGTACGTCGACAGCGACCCGATGGTCCTGGTGCACGGCCGGGCCCTGCTGGAGCAGAACGAGCGCACTGCCGTCATCCAGGCCGACCTGCGGGACACCGACGGGATCTTCTCCCACCCCGACACCGAGCGCCTGATCGACTTCTCGCAGCCAGTGGCCGTGCTGTTCAACTCGGTCTTCCACTGCATCCCGGACAGCGACACCGACGGCCCGTCGGCTGTGGTGCGCCGTGTAGCCGAACATCTGGTCCCCGGCAGTTGCATGGTGATGTGTCAGCTGGTCAGTGAGGATCCCGAGGTCCGCGACTTCGTGACCAATTTCATGGATCAAGCGACGCAGGGGCACTGGGGCCGCGTACGCCAGGAGCAGGACGTCGCGAAGTGGTTCGAGGGCCTGGACATCATCGAACCGGGGCTGGTGGAGGTGTCCACCTGGCGGCCGGACAGTGAGGTGGCTCCCCGTCAGCTCACCCAGGAGTGGATCGAGTTCGGCGGCGTGGGCCGCATCCACTAG
- the sbnA gene encoding 2,3-diaminopropionate biosynthesis protein SbnA, whose product MPVISAPQAFNEDDLYVDLEGIFGHPLFLKCEGFNFAGSIKLKAATEMVEAAERDGLLTPGSVLVESSSGNLGVALSVIAASKGYQFLCVTDSRCNLATRMMMEALGSQVHVITEPDAVGGFLGARIDHVRALCASDDRYVWLNQYANPSNGMAHYRTTAPAIARQFPDLDVLFVGAGTTGTLMGCARYFREWHRPVRIVAVDSVGSVTFGGAPGRRMIPGLGTSRRPPLLDESYVDDVVRVAEADTIRACHRLARRGFLFGGSTGTVVSGAMDWLAGQEGRQLTSVAIAPDLGERYLETVYQTNWVQDLYGEDVLGSQPLTTASQAA is encoded by the coding sequence ATGCCCGTCATATCCGCCCCCCAGGCCTTCAACGAGGACGACCTCTACGTCGACCTTGAGGGAATCTTCGGGCACCCCCTGTTCCTCAAGTGCGAGGGCTTCAATTTCGCCGGCTCGATCAAACTCAAGGCCGCCACGGAAATGGTCGAGGCCGCCGAACGCGACGGCCTGCTGACGCCGGGCTCGGTGCTGGTCGAATCGTCCTCGGGCAACCTGGGCGTGGCCCTGAGCGTGATCGCGGCCAGCAAGGGATACCAGTTCCTGTGCGTGACCGACTCCCGCTGCAACCTGGCGACCAGGATGATGATGGAGGCCCTGGGCAGCCAGGTGCACGTCATCACCGAGCCCGACGCCGTCGGCGGCTTCCTCGGCGCGCGCATCGACCACGTCCGCGCGCTGTGCGCCTCCGACGACCGCTATGTGTGGCTCAACCAGTACGCCAACCCCAGCAACGGCATGGCCCACTACCGAACGACCGCCCCGGCCATCGCCCGGCAGTTCCCAGACCTGGATGTGCTGTTCGTCGGGGCCGGCACCACCGGGACCCTGATGGGCTGCGCGCGCTATTTCCGCGAGTGGCACCGGCCGGTGCGCATCGTGGCCGTCGACAGCGTGGGCTCGGTGACCTTCGGAGGCGCCCCTGGCCGGCGGATGATTCCCGGCCTGGGCACCAGCAGGCGCCCGCCGCTGCTGGACGAGTCCTACGTCGACGATGTGGTGCGCGTGGCGGAGGCCGACACCATTCGGGCCTGTCACCGGCTGGCCAGGCGTGGGTTTCTGTTCGGGGGCTCCACCGGCACAGTGGTCAGCGGCGCGATGGACTGGCTGGCGGGGCAGGAGGGACGGCAGCTGACCTCGGTGGCCATCGCCCCGGACCTGGGTGAGCGGTATCTGGAGACCGTCTACCAGACCAACTGGGTGCAGGACCTGTACGGCGAGGACGTTCTCGGCTCCCAGCCGCTGACCACCGCGTCCCAGGCAGCCTGA
- a CDS encoding Pls/PosA family non-ribosomal peptide synthetase encodes MSALQDGGDSGPATGTERLLAEVLAGVVRVQQVPVDSHFFNDLGADSLVMAQFCARVRKRADLPTASMKDIYRHPTIRSLATALADAAPTPVPSPAAEVPPPAHTPTAVGASTEVAAAAGTRRFVICGMLQFLIFLGYSCLAALAAAEGHEWISAGSGLFDVYLRSVLFAGAGFLGLCTFPIVAKWTLIGRWRSGEFPLWGMAYLRFWVVKTLIRTSPLRLFTGSPLYVLYLRALGARIGKGVTILSHTIPVCTDLLTIGEGTIIRKDVLLSCYRAHAGVIQTGPVTLGSNVLVSEHTVLDIETSMGDCAQLGHASSLHTGQRVPDGERRHGSPAQPTEVDYRTVGPADCPTSKRTAYCALQLLNLLVVYLPLAMGGVSVLLTGVPQLQGLLNPKPVTSPAFYADALATSLVLFFGSLLAGLLVVGIVPRVLNRAITPGKVYPLYGVHYGIQRAIALMTNRKSFNTLFGDSSGIVHYLRYLGYDLSRVEQTGSNFGTEVQHENPYLSAVGTGTMIADGLSLMNADFSSTSFRVSRTSIGPRNFLGNRIAYPSRGKTGDNCLLATKVMVPIDGPVREGVGLLGSPSFEIPRTVMRDSRFNHLQTGDELRRRLAAKNRHNAATAGLYLLARLIHFFVITLITMGAVDLYPSLGALAIALASVLALAFTVVYFALIERASTGFKPQKPLYCSIYEPAFWRHERFWKLASIDYIQVFDGTPFKNVIWRLLGARIGKRVFDDGCFFPERTLVTIGDDSTLNAGTVVQCHSQEDGAFKSDCSAVGSGCTLGVGAFVHYGVTIGHGAVLAPDSFLMKGEEIPSRAQWGGNPAREMPDHIPHLEGRPEHNAAHASPARGN; translated from the coding sequence ATATCGGCCCTCCAGGACGGCGGGGACAGCGGCCCGGCGACCGGCACCGAAAGGCTTCTGGCCGAGGTTCTGGCCGGCGTCGTGCGCGTCCAGCAGGTGCCGGTCGACAGCCACTTCTTCAACGACCTGGGCGCCGATTCCCTGGTGATGGCCCAGTTCTGCGCGCGGGTCAGAAAGCGGGCGGACCTGCCGACGGCGTCGATGAAGGACATCTACCGGCACCCCACCATCCGGAGCCTGGCCACCGCGCTCGCCGACGCCGCGCCCACCCCCGTCCCGTCCCCGGCTGCGGAGGTGCCGCCACCGGCGCACACACCGACCGCCGTGGGGGCATCGACCGAGGTGGCCGCAGCCGCCGGTACACGGCGCTTCGTCATCTGCGGAATGCTGCAGTTCCTGATCTTCCTCGGCTATTCCTGCCTCGCCGCCCTCGCCGCCGCGGAAGGCCACGAGTGGATCTCCGCAGGCTCGGGCCTGTTCGACGTCTACCTGCGGTCGGTCCTGTTCGCCGGCGCCGGCTTCCTGGGCCTGTGCACCTTCCCGATCGTGGCGAAGTGGACACTCATCGGCCGCTGGCGATCGGGCGAGTTCCCCCTGTGGGGCATGGCCTATCTGCGTTTCTGGGTCGTCAAGACCCTGATCCGCACCAGCCCCCTACGCCTGTTCACCGGTTCACCGCTCTACGTGCTCTACCTCAGGGCGCTCGGCGCACGGATCGGCAAAGGTGTCACGATCCTCTCCCACACGATCCCGGTCTGCACCGACCTGCTCACCATCGGTGAGGGCACGATCATCCGCAAAGACGTGCTTCTGTCCTGCTACCGCGCCCACGCCGGCGTGATCCAGACCGGCCCGGTCACCCTCGGCAGCAACGTGCTCGTCAGCGAGCACACGGTCCTCGACATCGAGACCTCGATGGGCGACTGCGCCCAGCTGGGCCACGCCTCTTCTCTGCACACCGGACAGCGGGTGCCCGACGGCGAACGCCGGCACGGCTCGCCGGCGCAGCCGACCGAGGTGGACTACCGGACGGTCGGACCCGCCGACTGCCCCACCTCCAAAAGGACCGCCTACTGCGCTCTGCAGCTGCTCAATCTGCTCGTGGTGTATCTGCCGCTGGCGATGGGCGGCGTGAGCGTCCTGCTCACCGGCGTTCCGCAGCTTCAGGGGCTCCTGAACCCCAAGCCGGTGACCAGCCCGGCGTTCTATGCCGATGCCCTGGCCACCTCCCTGGTCTTGTTCTTCGGCTCCCTGCTCGCCGGCCTCCTCGTCGTGGGCATCGTGCCGCGTGTCCTCAACCGGGCCATCACGCCCGGCAAGGTCTATCCGCTCTACGGCGTCCACTACGGCATCCAGCGGGCGATCGCGCTGATGACCAACAGGAAGTCCTTCAACACGCTCTTCGGCGACAGCTCCGGCATCGTCCACTACCTGCGCTACCTCGGATACGACCTGTCACGCGTCGAGCAGACCGGGTCGAACTTCGGCACCGAAGTGCAGCACGAGAACCCCTACCTGAGCGCTGTCGGCACCGGCACCATGATCGCCGACGGACTGTCCCTCATGAACGCCGACTTCTCGAGCACGTCCTTCCGTGTGTCCCGCACGTCGATCGGGCCCCGTAACTTCCTCGGAAACCGCATCGCCTACCCCTCACGGGGCAAGACCGGCGACAACTGCCTGCTCGCGACGAAGGTCATGGTTCCGATCGACGGACCGGTGCGCGAAGGCGTGGGCCTGCTGGGCTCACCCAGCTTCGAGATCCCGCGCACGGTGATGCGTGACAGCCGGTTCAACCACCTTCAGACCGGCGACGAGCTGCGCCGCCGCCTGGCCGCGAAGAACAGGCACAATGCCGCGACCGCCGGCCTGTACCTGCTGGCGCGGTTGATCCACTTCTTCGTGATCACCCTCATCACCATGGGCGCGGTCGATCTCTACCCCTCGCTCGGCGCACTGGCGATCGCACTGGCCAGCGTCCTCGCCCTTGCCTTCACCGTCGTCTACTTCGCGCTGATCGAAAGGGCCTCCACTGGATTCAAGCCTCAAAAGCCGCTGTACTGCTCGATCTACGAGCCTGCCTTCTGGCGCCATGAACGCTTCTGGAAGTTGGCCTCGATCGACTACATCCAGGTCTTCGACGGCACCCCCTTCAAGAACGTGATCTGGCGGCTGCTGGGAGCCCGGATCGGCAAGCGGGTCTTCGACGACGGCTGCTTCTTCCCGGAGCGCACCCTCGTCACCATCGGCGACGACAGCACGCTGAACGCGGGGACCGTGGTCCAGTGCCACTCGCAGGAGGACGGCGCCTTCAAGTCCGACTGCAGCGCCGTCGGCAGCGGCTGCACCCTCGGGGTCGGCGCCTTCGTCCACTACGGCGTGACGATCGGCCACGGCGCCGTGCTCGCCCCCGACTCCTTCCTCATGAAGGGCGAGGAAATCCCCTCACGCGCCCAGTGGGGCGGCAACCCGGCCCGGGAAATGCCGGACCACATACCCCACCTCGAGGGCCGTCCAGAACACAACGCCGCTCACGCCTCCCCGGCACGCGGCAACTGA
- a CDS encoding TauD/TfdA family dioxygenase, with protein MSYPTTASLLKLDLNPGKPAILYTETPDDVSTWAAEHHRALRTLVTEHGSVLIRGLRLRDADRACALLQRLAPALMTDKEAFAPRQTYASGVYSSSAWPPNQPMCMHHELSYTLQPPGLMLFACLTAPTTGGATALADAPTVLEALPTELVHRFEQEGWLLTRTYNDEIGAPYAEAFGTDDRRAIEDYCRTNAIEFAWQPDGGLRTRQHRPAVTVHPLTGRRCWFNQIAFLNEWTIEPEIREYLIDVYGAEQLPFNTRFGGGDPIGPDIIQLLNDTYTAHTAREPWQAGDLMLVDNVLTAHSREAFQGPREVLVAMAEPLRPAECPPTAEVSAG; from the coding sequence ATGTCCTACCCGACCACGGCGTCGCTCCTCAAGCTGGACCTGAACCCCGGCAAGCCCGCGATCCTGTACACCGAGACCCCTGACGACGTGTCGACCTGGGCGGCCGAACACCATCGCGCACTGCGCACTCTCGTCACCGAACATGGCTCGGTCCTCATCCGCGGCCTGCGACTGCGCGACGCGGACCGGGCGTGCGCCCTTCTCCAGCGCCTGGCCCCGGCCCTGATGACAGACAAGGAAGCCTTCGCCCCCCGCCAGACCTACGCCTCGGGCGTGTACTCCTCCTCGGCATGGCCACCGAACCAGCCGATGTGCATGCACCACGAACTCAGCTACACCCTCCAGCCCCCCGGTCTCATGCTGTTCGCCTGCCTGACCGCACCCACCACCGGCGGAGCCACCGCCCTCGCCGACGCCCCCACCGTCCTCGAGGCACTGCCCACCGAGCTGGTCCACCGCTTCGAACAGGAAGGCTGGCTGCTCACCCGCACCTACAACGACGAGATCGGCGCCCCTTACGCCGAGGCCTTCGGCACCGACGACCGGAGGGCCATCGAGGACTACTGCCGCACAAACGCCATCGAATTCGCCTGGCAACCCGACGGCGGCCTGCGCACCCGCCAGCACCGCCCCGCCGTGACGGTCCACCCGCTCACCGGCCGCCGCTGCTGGTTCAACCAGATCGCCTTCCTCAACGAATGGACGATCGAACCCGAAATCCGCGAATACCTCATCGACGTCTACGGCGCCGAGCAACTGCCCTTCAACACCCGCTTCGGAGGCGGCGACCCCATCGGCCCCGACATCATCCAACTCCTCAACGACACCTACACCGCCCACACCGCCCGCGAGCCGTGGCAGGCCGGCGACCTCATGCTCGTCGACAATGTGCTCACCGCCCACAGCAGGGAGGCCTTCCAAGGACCACGCGAGGTACTCGTCGCCATGGCCGAGCCGCTGCGCCCGGCCGAGTGTCCGCCGACCGCCGAGGTGAGCGCCGGATGA
- the sbnB gene encoding 2,3-diaminopropionate biosynthesis protein SbnB, translating into MTTVRSNAIEPAMSQPHTVPPFAVISGAQVQHALRDREKQIVELIEATYQLHAAGESVNPPSYFLRFPDRPSSRIIALPASIGGQVRVDGLKWISSFPDNVQAGIPRASAVLILNDHDTGYPFACLESSIISATRTAASAALAADRLTRTRQRPTRIGFFGTGLIARYIHTFLTAVGWSFDETAVHDLSPDSAAGFRDYLQQTSAAGQITVHDSPEELIRSSDLVVFATIAGEPHISDPAWFDHNPLVLHVSLRDLAPEIILASTNIVDDVEHCLKANTSPHLAEQLTGNRDFLHGTLADVMTGRVTPPTDRPLVFSPFGLGVLDLAVGKYVYDEIARSGQLHVIEDFFHDLRRHG; encoded by the coding sequence ATGACCACCGTCCGTTCCAACGCAATCGAGCCTGCCATGTCCCAGCCGCACACCGTGCCACCGTTCGCAGTGATCTCCGGCGCCCAGGTCCAGCACGCCCTGCGGGACCGGGAAAAACAGATCGTGGAGCTCATCGAGGCCACCTACCAACTGCACGCCGCCGGAGAGTCGGTCAACCCGCCCTCGTACTTCCTGCGGTTCCCCGACCGCCCCTCCTCCCGGATCATCGCGCTGCCCGCCTCGATCGGCGGGCAGGTGCGGGTGGACGGCCTCAAATGGATCTCCAGCTTCCCCGACAACGTCCAGGCCGGCATCCCCAGGGCCTCCGCAGTCCTGATCCTCAACGACCACGACACCGGCTACCCCTTCGCCTGCCTGGAAAGCTCCATCATCAGCGCCACCAGAACGGCCGCATCCGCGGCACTGGCCGCCGACCGCCTCACCCGCACCCGACAACGCCCCACGCGCATCGGGTTCTTCGGCACGGGCCTGATCGCCCGCTACATCCACACCTTCCTGACCGCCGTGGGCTGGTCCTTCGACGAGACCGCCGTCCACGACCTGTCACCCGACAGCGCCGCCGGCTTCCGCGACTACCTCCAACAGACCTCCGCCGCCGGACAGATCACCGTGCACGACAGCCCCGAGGAACTCATCCGCTCCAGCGATCTCGTCGTCTTCGCCACCATCGCCGGCGAGCCACACATCAGCGACCCGGCCTGGTTCGACCACAACCCCCTGGTCCTGCACGTGTCCCTGCGCGACCTCGCGCCCGAGATCATCCTCGCCTCGACCAACATCGTCGACGACGTCGAACACTGCCTCAAAGCCAACACCTCCCCCCACCTGGCCGAACAGCTCACCGGCAACCGCGACTTCCTGCACGGCACACTCGCCGACGTCATGACCGGACGGGTGACACCCCCCACCGACCGGCCACTGGTGTTCTCGCCCTTCGGCCTCGGAGTACTCGACCTCGCCGTCGGCAAATACGTCTACGACGAGATCGCCCGCTCCGGGCAGCTCCACGTCATCGAGGACTTCTTCCACGACCTGCGCCGGCACGGATGA
- a CDS encoding dihydrofolate reductase family protein: MGKIIISENVSLDGVVQDPTGEEGFSRGGWFLQMGDADRDAWAKLELDEALGAEALLLGRRSDEWFAARWLSRSGEWADRLNSLPKYVVSATLQEPKWSNSTAFKGRVLKGDVVDEVSNLKQELDGDIVVYASTQLVHTLMEHDLVDELRLTILPVVLGAGERLFGEISDRKPMRLIDTRTVGDGLAFLTYQPVRDA; the protein is encoded by the coding sequence ATGGGAAAGATCATCATCAGCGAGAACGTCTCGCTCGACGGAGTCGTCCAGGACCCGACCGGTGAGGAGGGCTTCAGCCGCGGCGGCTGGTTCCTCCAGATGGGGGACGCGGACCGCGATGCATGGGCCAAGCTCGAGCTCGACGAGGCCCTGGGCGCCGAGGCCCTGCTGCTTGGCAGGCGGAGCGACGAATGGTTCGCCGCGCGATGGCTGTCGCGCAGTGGCGAGTGGGCGGACAGGTTGAACAGCCTGCCCAAGTACGTCGTGTCCGCCACCCTCCAAGAGCCCAAGTGGAGCAACTCGACGGCATTCAAGGGCAGGGTTCTCAAGGGCGACGTGGTGGACGAGGTCTCGAACCTGAAGCAGGAGCTGGACGGCGACATCGTCGTCTACGCCAGCACCCAGCTCGTGCACACGCTGATGGAGCACGACCTCGTCGACGAACTGCGGCTCACCATCTTGCCGGTCGTGCTCGGGGCCGGCGAGCGCCTCTTCGGCGAGATCAGCGACAGGAAACCCATGCGCCTCATCGACACTCGCACCGTTGGTGACGGCCTCGCCTTCCTCACCTACCAGCCCGTCCGAGACGCGTAG
- a CDS encoding sigma-70 family RNA polymerase sigma factor, with product MVTGDLMSQARAGDGEAFRELTEPYRRELQVHCYRMLGSLQDAEDALQDTLLAAWQGFARFEGRASLRTWLYRIATNRCLNARRSAGRRKAKEWDVPNVEPPEPTRLGEVVWLEPYPDALLEGAIDAPLGPEARYEQTESISLAFVTALQVLPPRQLAVLILRDVLGFHAGEVAEMLDSSVESVKSALKRARAGLQQRRPTTDDREPPPACESPSEDAIAAKFVRAWESADLDALVALLTDDVFMSMPPMPFEYQGRDVVARFCASIFRAGRRFDLIPTRANGQPAFGAYLRAPTGIRHGTGLYVLTLTGDRICAMTRFDNSVLPWFGLPRSLPSR from the coding sequence GTGGTAACCGGCGACCTGATGTCCCAGGCGCGGGCCGGGGATGGCGAGGCGTTCCGGGAGCTGACCGAGCCGTACCGCCGGGAGCTGCAGGTGCACTGCTACCGGATGCTCGGCTCGTTGCAGGACGCCGAGGACGCCCTGCAAGACACGCTGCTTGCCGCCTGGCAAGGCTTCGCAAGGTTCGAGGGGCGCGCCTCGCTGCGCACCTGGCTGTATCGGATCGCCACCAACCGGTGCCTCAACGCGCGCCGGTCGGCCGGCCGACGGAAGGCCAAGGAATGGGATGTGCCCAATGTTGAACCGCCGGAGCCGACCCGGCTCGGCGAAGTCGTCTGGCTCGAGCCCTACCCCGACGCGCTCCTCGAGGGTGCCATCGACGCTCCGCTCGGCCCGGAGGCCCGCTACGAGCAGACCGAATCCATCTCCCTGGCCTTCGTGACCGCCCTACAGGTCCTGCCGCCACGCCAGCTCGCCGTGCTCATCCTGCGTGACGTCCTCGGATTCCACGCCGGCGAGGTGGCCGAGATGCTGGACTCGAGCGTCGAGTCGGTCAAAAGCGCCCTCAAACGGGCGCGCGCCGGCCTGCAGCAGCGACGGCCCACGACCGACGACCGCGAACCGCCGCCCGCCTGCGAGTCACCCTCGGAGGATGCGATCGCCGCGAAATTCGTCCGCGCATGGGAGTCCGCCGATCTCGATGCGCTGGTGGCCCTGCTGACCGACGACGTCTTCATGTCGATGCCACCGATGCCCTTCGAATACCAGGGCCGAGACGTCGTGGCCCGCTTCTGCGCCAGCATCTTCCGCGCAGGTCGCAGGTTCGACCTCATCCCCACGCGAGCCAACGGCCAACCGGCGTTTGGAGCCTACCTGCGCGCCCCCACCGGCATCCGCCATGGGACCGGCCTCTACGTCCTCACCCTCACCGGCGACCGGATCTGCGCCATGACCCGCTTCGACAACAGCGTGCTCCCATGGTTCGGGCTACCGCGATCACTCCCCAGCCGATAA